One genomic segment of Procambarus clarkii isolate CNS0578487 chromosome 34, FALCON_Pclarkii_2.0, whole genome shotgun sequence includes these proteins:
- the LOC123753661 gene encoding 110 kDa antigen-like, giving the protein MSQETLKIEASELTQEALQTEDSELPGSSFLGAETSELPQETLQTEACELPQETLQTEASEQPQKTLQTETSVLPQETLTTEASELPLETLTPEFPELPQETLQTETFELPRETLTTEASELSKELLQTRASELPQETLTTEFSELPQETLQTKTFELPRETLTTEDSELSKELLQTRASELPEETL; this is encoded by the exons ATGTctcaagaaacattaaaaattgaggcctctgaactgactCAAGAGGCATTACAAACTGAGGACTCTGAACTTCCTGGGAGTTCCtttctgggagccg agacctctgaactgcctcaagaaacattacaaaccgaggcctgtgaactgcctcaagaaacattacaaactgaggcctctgaacagcctcaaaaaacattacaaactgaaacCTCtgtactgcctcaagaaacattaacaactgaggcctctgaactgcctctagAAACATTAACACCTGAGTTCCCTgagctgcctcaagaaacattacaaactgagacctTTGAACTGCCTCGAGAAACATTAACAACAGAGGCCTCTGAACTGTCTAAGGAATTATTACAAACcagggcctctgaactgcctcaagaaacattaacaaccgAGTTCTCTgagctgcctcaagaaacattacaaactaagACCTTTGAACTGCCTCGagaaacattaacaactgagGACTCTGAACTATCTAAAGAATTATTACAAACcagggcctctgaactgcctgaaGAAACATtataa